The stretch of DNA TCTTTGTAAACGCGCACCGTGGCTTTGGGGTACCGCTGCAGCGCGACGAGACCATCCAAATTCAGACGATCGATTATTTCCAGTTCCTCGCCACTGAATTTCGCCAATCGCCCCGGTTTCATGCCCAGATCATCAGAAATCTCTTTCACCAAAAAATCGCGGCGAATCTCCGGCTCCGGCGGCGTGCGAAAAAAAGTCCGCCAGGTGACGCAACCCGCCAGCAAAATGATAATGAACGTGATCACTAAAATTCTTCCTTCGTAACGAAAGAATCTTTTCAGCAGCGATTCTTTGCGAATTGATTTGAAACGTCTAACCATGTTATCACCTCACTTTTCAGTGGGTTTTTCGAATTTGCGCAGCAAATGGAGCCATCCCCAGCCGACGATGGCGCCCAAAAAATAATAGAAAAAATCGCTCCAGACAAAGGAAGTTCCGATGAGCGCCCTTCCCAAAAAGAATGACCGCATCCATTCCAGCATTGGCGGATGCCAGAGCTGTGTAAATTCCAGCAGCGAAGTGACGCCCAAAACCCACGCCGCAATGAGTAACGGTTTTGCTCCGGCAACAGCCAGATGAAAAAACAGACACCAGAAAATTACGTAAAAAAATCCACCGAGCGAATTATTCACCCAGTTCGCTGCTGCGCCCGAGTAAAATTTTGAAGCAAAACCAATCGGAATGATGAGAATCAAAGAGAACCAGGTCAGGTGTCGTCGCAGAAAAAATTGTTTGATTGTCATCTTTTTTTTCGGAATGGAAGTAAGATTTCAATGAAAAATCGGATCGAAAACCAACGCGTGAAAAACGCAGCTTCCGATCCGATTGATTAAATTCCACAAAAAATTGGTTACTTCAACAAGAGCAATTTTTTCGTATTTTTGTATTTTCCGGCAACTTCCAGTTGATACAAATAAACGCCGGTGCCGACAATTTGTCCGCTCTGATCCCTGCCGTTCCACTGCACTCGATGTGTACCGGCAGTTCGCAGGCCACTTTCGAGCGTTCTGACAATTTCGCCATTAATATTGAAAATAGTCAAGTTAACGTTGGCTTTTTCCGGCAGATTGTAACTAATGCTGGTTTCCATGTTGAACGGATTGGGAAAATTTTGCTTCAATTCATAACGATCCGGCACCATGGCTTCTGTGGTTGGCGTTTCCACGGCAGAAACACTACCCTCAAAAATTTCGACGTCATCGATCAAAGCGCCGATGGACGGATTCTGCCCGTCAGAGACAAAATGAAATCTCACGTACACCTTCGTGACACCTGACGTAAT from Calditrichota bacterium encodes:
- a CDS encoding DUF2809 domain-containing protein encodes the protein MTIKQFFLRRHLTWFSLILIIPIGFASKFYSGAAANWVNNSLGGFFYVIFWCLFFHLAVAGAKPLLIAAWVLGVTSLLEFTQLWHPPMLEWMRSFFLGRALIGTSFVWSDFFYYFLGAIVGWGWLHLLRKFEKPTEK